From Desulfovibrio legallii, one genomic window encodes:
- a CDS encoding sugar transferase: MISTYRMALLQALDFFCILLALAVSGMLSIAPDLSVFHDYTGASLFTVFFYLLFFYILDAYSVGSEDFRETMGRVLVACLLGIVSSATASYAFQHWRFDRETVVLLFALSFCFCLGWRLLYYCNADKITHPLRILLVGVDRAGKVRQLLAEGLPKAEILGYVGERDQGPDAGPCLGAPFLALDIAQEKKATMILLLPDAPIDDDIAHDLLEAKLRGSMVVDIRSFYEHVVQRLPLSQITDEWLLQNEGFSLNTRGSLRRLKRVLDMLISLMLLIPATPVMLLTALIVRLESPGPVIYRQERVGLFEKEFTVYKFRSMRADAEKNGAVWASANDARVTRFGRFIRKVRIDELPQIWNILKGDMSFIGPRPERMAFVQELKKTIPYYSVRHSVKPGLTGWAQVCYPYGASAEDARRKLEYDLYYIKNMSILLDIHIILKTIGVVLFPKGAR, translated from the coding sequence ATGATTAGTACCTACCGTATGGCGCTGCTGCAGGCGCTGGATTTTTTCTGCATTCTGCTGGCCCTGGCCGTTTCCGGCATGCTGAGCATTGCGCCGGATCTGAGCGTGTTTCACGACTACACGGGCGCTTCGCTCTTTACCGTCTTTTTTTATCTTCTCTTTTTTTACATCCTCGACGCTTACAGCGTGGGCAGCGAGGACTTCCGCGAGACTATGGGCCGGGTGCTGGTGGCCTGCCTGCTGGGCATCGTTTCTTCGGCAACGGCCTCCTACGCCTTCCAGCACTGGCGCTTTGACCGCGAAACCGTAGTCCTGCTCTTTGCGCTCTCCTTCTGCTTCTGCCTGGGCTGGCGGCTGCTTTACTACTGCAACGCCGACAAAATCACGCACCCCCTGCGCATTCTCCTGGTGGGCGTGGACCGCGCGGGCAAGGTGCGCCAGCTCCTGGCCGAGGGCCTGCCCAAGGCCGAGATTCTGGGGTATGTGGGCGAGCGCGACCAGGGCCCCGACGCCGGTCCCTGCTTGGGCGCGCCCTTTCTGGCCCTGGACATAGCCCAGGAAAAAAAGGCCACCATGATCCTGCTGCTGCCCGACGCCCCCATCGACGACGACATCGCCCACGACCTGCTGGAAGCCAAACTGCGCGGCAGTATGGTGGTGGATATCCGCAGCTTCTACGAACACGTGGTCCAGCGCCTGCCCCTCTCCCAAATTACAGACGAATGGCTTCTCCAGAACGAGGGCTTCTCTCTCAATACCCGCGGTTCCCTGCGCCGACTCAAACGCGTTCTGGATATGCTCATCTCCCTCATGCTGCTCATCCCGGCCACGCCCGTCATGCTGCTCACTGCCCTCATTGTCCGCCTGGAATCCCCCGGCCCCGTTATTTACCGTCAGGAACGCGTGGGCCTGTTTGAAAAGGAATTCACCGTTTACAAGTTCCGCTCCATGCGTGCCGACGCCGAAAAAAACGGCGCGGTCTGGGCCAGCGCCAACGACGCCCGCGTCACCCGCTTTGGCCGTTTTATCCGTAAGGTCCGCATCGACGAGCTGCCCCAGATTTGGAATATCCTCAAGGGCGACATGAGCTTCATCGGTCCCCGCCCCGAACGCATGGCTTTTGTGCAGGAACTGAAAAAAACCATCCCCTACTACAGCGTGCGCCACTCCGTAAAACCCGGCCTTACCGGCTGGGCCCAGGTCTGCTACCCCTACGGAGCCTCCGCCGAAGACGCCCGCCGCAAACTGGAATACGACCTCTATTATATTAAAAATATGTCCATCCTGCTGGATATTCATATTATTCTTAAAACCATCGGCGTGGTCCTCTTCCCCAAGGGCGCCCGCTAA
- a CDS encoding glycosyltransferase family 4 protein, with protein sequence MKIVVLGNQAKSMRNFWSVLIAHMRRAGHEVLCCVPPGDAASEAALTALGAQVRTYPLDRKGLNPLSDIRTLGALVRLFKEEKPDLLFASTIKPVIYGCMAARVARVPHIYATITGLGYAFEADSFFKKAVNKLSCLLYRTALSGAEGVFFQNQDDIRVFRQAGILGPRARVLTARGTGVDTARFAPAPFPDLTETGELAGPPVFLLVARLLEAKGLPEYAEAARLLKARYPAARFQVLGPPEHGLGSVSLDQIKAWEARGSIEYLGETSDVRPYVAAAHVLVLPSWREGTPTSIMEGMSMGRPAVVTDAPGCREVVRQGVNGLLTPLRDAQALADAMETFITTPQNILRMGAAGRELALRELDAHTVAARILEDMRVPAVHKDSQA encoded by the coding sequence ATGAAGATCGTCGTTCTGGGCAACCAGGCCAAGTCCATGCGCAATTTCTGGAGCGTGCTCATCGCCCACATGCGCCGGGCCGGGCACGAAGTGCTCTGTTGCGTCCCGCCGGGGGATGCGGCCTCTGAGGCCGCGCTCACGGCCCTGGGCGCGCAAGTGCGCACCTATCCTCTGGACCGCAAAGGCCTCAACCCCCTGAGCGACATCCGCACCCTGGGGGCCTTGGTGCGCCTGTTCAAAGAAGAAAAACCCGATCTGCTCTTTGCCTCCACCATCAAGCCGGTCATCTACGGCTGCATGGCGGCCAGGGTAGCCCGCGTGCCCCACATTTACGCCACCATCACCGGTCTCGGCTACGCCTTTGAGGCCGACAGCTTTTTTAAAAAAGCCGTCAACAAGCTGAGCTGCCTGCTTTACCGTACGGCGCTTTCCGGCGCGGAAGGCGTATTTTTTCAGAATCAGGACGACATCCGCGTGTTCCGCCAGGCGGGCATTCTGGGCCCGCGCGCCCGCGTGCTTACTGCCCGCGGTACGGGCGTGGACACGGCCCGCTTTGCCCCGGCCCCCTTTCCCGATCTTACCGAAACCGGCGAGCTCGCCGGCCCGCCCGTATTCCTGCTGGTGGCCCGTCTGCTGGAGGCCAAAGGCCTGCCGGAATACGCCGAGGCCGCGCGCCTGCTCAAGGCCCGATACCCTGCCGCCCGCTTTCAGGTGCTGGGCCCGCCCGAACACGGCCTGGGCAGCGTGAGCCTGGACCAGATCAAAGCCTGGGAGGCCCGGGGCAGCATCGAATACCTGGGCGAAACCAGCGACGTGCGCCCTTATGTGGCCGCGGCCCATGTGCTGGTGCTGCCCTCCTGGCGGGAAGGCACGCCCACGTCCATCATGGAGGGCATGAGCATGGGCCGTCCGGCCGTGGTCACCGACGCCCCCGGCTGCCGCGAAGTGGTGCGCCAGGGTGTTAACGGTCTGCTTACGCCCCTGCGCGATGCGCAGGCCCTGGCCGACGCCATGGAAACCTTCATCACCACGCCCCAAAATATCCTGCGCATGGGAGCCGCCGGCCGCGAGCTGGCCCTGCGCGAACTGGACGCCCACACGGTGGCCGCACGCATTCTTGAAGACATGCGCGTGCCCGCCGTCCATAAGGATAGCCAAGCATGA
- the tsf gene encoding translation elongation factor Ts: protein MAITAQMVKELREMTGAGMMDCKKALVEVAGDVEKAVDWLRQKGMAKAAKKSGRATSEGLVTLAVSEDGKHVALASLLCETDFVARGDQFQDMAAQVARAVLDQAPADAAALEAVMGPAVTQLIASVGENMQLGSFARHSKSSDKDVVGHYLHANGKIGTLVFLTCGKAASTTNPDVLALVKNLAMQVAAANPLALDASSLDQAAVEREREVYRQKALEEGKPAQIVDKIADGAVKKFQKEVCLMEQPYIRDDKKSINDLVRETAKAVGDDLTVTGFERIQLAAE, encoded by the coding sequence ATGGCTATCACCGCACAGATGGTAAAAGAACTGCGCGAAATGACCGGCGCGGGCATGATGGATTGCAAAAAAGCCCTGGTGGAAGTGGCCGGCGATGTGGAAAAGGCCGTGGACTGGCTGCGCCAGAAGGGTATGGCCAAGGCCGCCAAAAAGTCCGGTCGCGCCACCAGCGAAGGCCTGGTCACCCTGGCCGTGAGCGAAGACGGCAAGCATGTGGCCCTGGCCTCTCTGCTTTGTGAAACCGATTTTGTGGCCCGCGGCGACCAGTTTCAGGATATGGCCGCTCAGGTGGCCCGCGCCGTGCTGGACCAGGCTCCGGCCGACGCCGCGGCTCTGGAGGCCGTTATGGGCCCGGCCGTGACCCAGCTCATCGCCTCGGTGGGCGAAAACATGCAGTTGGGCAGCTTTGCCCGCCACAGCAAGAGCAGCGACAAAGACGTGGTGGGCCATTACCTGCACGCCAACGGCAAGATCGGCACGCTGGTCTTTCTGACCTGCGGCAAGGCTGCGAGCACGACCAACCCCGATGTGCTGGCCCTGGTCAAAAATCTGGCCATGCAGGTGGCTGCCGCCAATCCCTTGGCTCTTGACGCCTCCAGCCTGGACCAGGCTGCTGTGGAGCGTGAGCGTGAAGTCTACCGCCAGAAGGCCCTGGAAGAGGGCAAGCCCGCCCAGATTGTGGACAAAATTGCTGACGGCGCGGTGAAAAAGTTCCAGAAGGAAGTCTGCCTTATGGAACAGCCCTACATCCGCGACGACAAAAAGAGCATCAACGACCTCGTGCGCGAGACGGCCAAGGCCGTGGGCGACGACCTCACTGTCACGGGTTTCGAGCGCATCCAGCTGGCTGCGGAATAA
- the rpsB gene encoding 30S ribosomal protein S2, which produces MAYVSMKQMLETGVHFGHQTRRWNPKMRPYIFGARNGIHIIDLQQTVKLFRVAYDKMVDTVARGGKVLFIGTKRQAQEAVAAEAGRAGQFHVTNRWMGGTLTNFVTIQKSIDRLKKLEGMFADGSINRYQKKEILLLEREMHKLEETLGGIKNMDRLPQLAFIIDPHREDIAVKECRKLGIPIVAVTDTNCDPDVIDYIIPGNDDAIRAIKLFVTAFAEACLEGEAMGKDSKGEDAEAAMQKAVEAAPEAPVQEAPVQEAAPVQ; this is translated from the coding sequence ATGGCATACGTCAGCATGAAGCAGATGCTGGAAACCGGCGTGCACTTCGGGCACCAGACCCGCCGCTGGAACCCCAAAATGCGTCCCTACATCTTCGGGGCGCGCAACGGCATCCATATTATTGACCTGCAGCAGACCGTCAAACTGTTCCGCGTGGCTTACGACAAAATGGTCGACACTGTGGCCCGCGGCGGCAAGGTGCTGTTTATCGGCACCAAGCGTCAGGCTCAGGAGGCCGTGGCCGCTGAAGCCGGCCGCGCCGGGCAGTTTCATGTGACCAACCGCTGGATGGGCGGCACCCTTACCAACTTCGTCACCATCCAGAAAAGCATTGACCGGCTCAAGAAGCTGGAAGGCATGTTTGCCGACGGCTCCATCAACCGCTATCAGAAAAAGGAAATCCTCCTGCTGGAGCGCGAGATGCACAAGCTGGAGGAAACCCTGGGCGGCATCAAAAATATGGACCGCCTGCCCCAGCTGGCTTTTATCATCGACCCGCACCGTGAAGACATCGCTGTGAAGGAATGCCGCAAGCTCGGCATCCCCATCGTGGCCGTGACCGACACCAACTGCGACCCCGACGTCATCGACTACATCATCCCCGGCAACGACGACGCCATCCGCGCCATCAAGCTGTTTGTGACCGCTTTTGCCGAAGCCTGCCTGGAAGGCGAGGCCATGGGCAAGGACAGCAAGGGCGAGGACGCCGAAGCCGCCATGCAGAAGGCCGTTGAGGCGGCTCCGGAAGCCCCCGTGCAGGAGGCCCCGGTGCAGGAAGCCGCGCCTGTCCAATAA
- a CDS encoding AzlC family ABC transporter permease, with product MSHSPQPSPVAEGLRRALPIVLGYVPVGFAFGVLAVKNDIPPALAVGMSVLMFSGSGQFVFASMWGAGAGALSIIAAVGIINLRYLLQSAALAPWYAGLTRGVRLLLGFAVTDENFAVHVTAFQNGWARSLTTLFTCNHLTQLAWVGGSALGAFCGELVSDVKPLGLDYALTAMFLALLVPQCVDRLHVLVALFTLALSVALRALGMSQWNIALATVVGASLGTALLCLRDGKQPAAAPVVTEGEEARP from the coding sequence ATGTCACACTCCCCCCAGCCCTCCCCCGTGGCGGAAGGCCTGCGGCGCGCCTTGCCCATAGTGCTGGGCTATGTGCCCGTGGGTTTCGCTTTCGGGGTGTTGGCCGTCAAAAACGACATCCCCCCGGCCCTGGCCGTGGGCATGTCCGTGCTCATGTTCTCCGGCTCCGGGCAGTTTGTGTTTGCAAGCATGTGGGGCGCGGGCGCGGGCGCGCTGTCCATCATCGCCGCCGTGGGCATCATCAACCTGCGCTATCTGCTCCAGTCGGCAGCGCTGGCCCCCTGGTACGCGGGGTTGACGCGCGGCGTGCGGCTGCTCCTGGGGTTCGCCGTTACGGACGAAAACTTCGCCGTGCACGTGACGGCCTTTCAGAACGGCTGGGCGCGCAGCCTGACCACGCTCTTCACCTGCAACCACCTTACCCAGCTGGCCTGGGTGGGCGGCAGCGCTTTGGGGGCCTTCTGCGGCGAACTGGTCAGCGACGTGAAGCCCCTGGGCCTGGACTACGCGCTCACGGCCATGTTTCTGGCCCTGCTGGTGCCCCAGTGCGTAGACCGGCTGCACGTGCTGGTGGCCTTGTTTACCCTGGCGCTTTCCGTTGCCCTGCGCGCCCTGGGCATGAGCCAGTGGAACATTGCCCTGGCCACGGTGGTGGGGGCCAGCCTGGGCACGGCGCTTTTGTGCCTGCGGGACGGCAAACAGCCCGCCGCCGCGCCCGTCGTTACGGAAGGAGAGGAGGCGCGGCCATGA
- a CDS encoding AzlD domain-containing protein — translation MSAWMTQNAPLLLCLLGSVAVTVLPKVLPVVLLRGDSLPPLLRRWLSFVPVAVMAALVGPDVFFYEGRFNAGPSNLFLMVALPSVLVAWWGKNYFLTIAFGLALVIAARWLGLY, via the coding sequence ATGAGCGCATGGATGACGCAAAACGCCCCCCTGCTGCTCTGCCTGCTGGGCAGCGTAGCCGTGACCGTACTGCCCAAGGTGCTGCCCGTGGTGCTGCTGCGCGGCGACAGCCTGCCCCCGCTGCTGCGGCGTTGGCTTTCCTTTGTGCCTGTGGCGGTCATGGCAGCCCTGGTGGGTCCGGACGTATTTTTTTATGAAGGCCGCTTCAACGCCGGGCCTTCCAACCTCTTCCTCATGGTGGCCCTGCCTTCGGTGCTGGTGGCCTGGTGGGGCAAGAACTATTTTCTGACCATCGCCTTCGGGCTGGCCCTGGTCATCGCCGCCCGCTGGCTGGGTCTGTACTGA
- a CDS encoding DUF4911 domain-containing protein has protein sequence MPPTLPPLTPQEAQPATAAMPDAAVPTALAPQRRPRPAGPSAPARSSCLLVRMAPQDTGLFRRLLEAYDNLAYFTVLETDTALLKLVFSPHMAAQAHLALAAIARSVPFTLLPWPLAELPAADVAAKGPAAKRL, from the coding sequence ATGCCCCCCACGCTGCCCCCCCTTACGCCGCAGGAAGCGCAGCCCGCAACAGCCGCCATGCCGGACGCGGCTGTGCCGACGGCCCTTGCCCCGCAACGCCGCCCGCGTCCGGCCGGCCCCTCTGCGCCCGCGCGCAGCAGCTGTCTGCTGGTGCGCATGGCCCCGCAGGATACGGGCCTGTTTCGCCGCCTGCTGGAAGCCTACGACAACCTGGCCTACTTCACTGTGCTGGAAACGGATACGGCGCTGCTCAAGCTGGTTTTTTCTCCCCACATGGCTGCCCAGGCGCATCTGGCCCTGGCGGCCATAGCCCGCAGCGTGCCGTTCACCCTGCTGCCCTGGCCGCTGGCGGAACTGCCCGCAGCCGACGTTGCGGCTAAGGGACCTGCCGCAAAAAGACTTTGA
- the pyrH gene encoding UMP kinase → MAPLKYKRVLLKLSGEALAGEHKTGIDPETVDAVCRELGAVLEMGVEMALVIGGGNIFRGLSGSAKGMERSSADYMGMLATVLNALAVQDMLEKHGHPTRVLSAITMQEVCEPFIRRRALRHMEKGRVVICAAGTGNPYFTTDTTAALRGMELKCDAIIKATKVDGIYDKDPTQHADAVKYTSLSYDETLARHLGVMDATAFALVRDNNVPIIVCRMFGGDIRRVLLGEGVGTIVHS, encoded by the coding sequence ATGGCCCCACTCAAGTACAAGCGCGTGCTGCTCAAACTGAGCGGCGAGGCCCTGGCGGGCGAACACAAAACCGGCATTGACCCCGAAACTGTGGACGCGGTCTGCCGCGAACTGGGCGCCGTGCTCGAAATGGGCGTGGAAATGGCCCTGGTCATCGGCGGCGGCAATATTTTTCGCGGGCTTTCCGGCTCGGCCAAGGGCATGGAACGCTCCTCGGCGGACTACATGGGCATGCTGGCCACGGTGCTCAACGCCCTGGCCGTGCAGGACATGCTTGAAAAGCACGGGCACCCCACCCGCGTGCTTTCAGCCATTACCATGCAGGAGGTCTGCGAGCCTTTTATCCGCCGCCGGGCCCTGCGCCATATGGAAAAAGGCCGCGTGGTCATCTGCGCCGCGGGCACGGGCAATCCCTACTTCACCACCGACACCACGGCGGCCCTGCGTGGCATGGAGCTCAAGTGCGACGCCATCATCAAGGCCACCAAGGTGGACGGCATCTATGACAAGGATCCGACCCAGCACGCCGACGCCGTCAAATACACCAGCCTGAGCTACGACGAAACCCTGGCCCGCCACCTGGGCGTCATGGACGCCACGGCCTTTGCTCTGGTGCGCGACAACAACGTGCCCATCATTGTCTGCCGCATGTTCGGGGGCGACATCCGCCGCGTGCTGCTGGGCGAAGGCGTGGGCACCATCGTCCACAGCTAG
- the frr gene encoding ribosome recycling factor — translation MDIDSILLDAEERMEKALAALERDFAKLRTGRATTALVDGIRADYYGTPTPIGQMASVAVPDSRTLTIQPWDKGGLAVIEKAILKSDLGLTPVNDGRTIRIVLPPLTEERRKDLVKVARKYTEDAKVAVRNVRRDANDGLKKLEKDKAITEDAQKKATDDVQKLTDKYVADADKKCATKEKEIMEI, via the coding sequence ATGGATATTGACAGCATCCTTCTGGACGCCGAAGAACGCATGGAAAAAGCCCTTGCCGCGCTGGAGCGCGATTTTGCCAAACTGCGCACCGGCCGCGCCACCACCGCCCTGGTGGACGGCATCCGCGCCGACTACTACGGCACGCCTACGCCCATCGGCCAGATGGCCTCGGTGGCCGTGCCGGACAGCCGCACCCTGACCATCCAGCCCTGGGACAAGGGCGGCCTCGCCGTGATAGAAAAGGCCATCCTCAAGTCCGACCTGGGCCTTACCCCGGTCAACGACGGCCGCACCATCCGCATCGTGCTGCCTCCCCTCACCGAAGAACGCCGCAAGGACCTGGTCAAGGTGGCCCGCAAGTACACTGAAGACGCCAAGGTGGCCGTGCGCAACGTGCGCCGCGACGCCAACGATGGCCTGAAAAAACTGGAAAAGGACAAGGCTATTACCGAGGATGCGCAAAAAAAAGCCACGGACGACGTGCAGAAGCTCACGGACAAATATGTGGCCGACGCCGACAAAAAATGCGCGACCAAAGAAAAAGAGATTATGGAAATCTAG
- a CDS encoding isoprenyl transferase → MTEKSEHLPRHLAIIMDGNGRWAQQRGLPREAGHRAGAEAVRAVVTECRTLGIGYLTLYTFSSENWSRPKTEISALFSLLLEFLRKEVPLMEEKGIALNVLGDLDGLPVPQRTALRHAIRRTEAGQGMVLNLALNYGGRGELVRAVQAFLREGAKPEDVTEQSLATRLYTAGQPDPDLLIRTSGEQRLSNYLLYQCAYSELYFTPVLWPDFDAKELHAALRAYAARSRRFGKTEEQLHAH, encoded by the coding sequence ATGACTGAAAAAAGCGAACATCTGCCCCGCCATCTGGCCATCATCATGGACGGCAACGGCCGCTGGGCCCAGCAGCGCGGCCTGCCCCGCGAAGCCGGGCACCGGGCCGGGGCTGAAGCCGTGCGCGCCGTAGTCACGGAATGCCGCACCCTGGGCATCGGCTACCTGACCCTGTACACCTTTTCCAGCGAAAACTGGAGCCGCCCCAAAACCGAAATCAGCGCCCTGTTTTCTCTTCTGCTGGAATTTCTGCGCAAAGAAGTGCCGCTGATGGAGGAAAAGGGCATTGCTCTCAACGTGCTGGGCGATCTGGACGGCCTGCCCGTGCCCCAGCGCACGGCCCTGCGCCACGCCATCAGGCGCACCGAGGCCGGGCAGGGCATGGTCCTCAACCTGGCCCTCAACTACGGAGGCCGGGGCGAACTGGTGCGCGCCGTGCAGGCTTTTCTGCGCGAAGGGGCCAAGCCCGAAGACGTCACCGAACAGAGCCTCGCCACCCGTCTTTACACGGCGGGGCAGCCCGACCCGGACTTGCTGATCCGCACCAGCGGCGAACAGCGTCTGAGCAACTACCTGCTCTACCAGTGCGCCTACAGCGAACTGTACTTTACCCCCGTGCTTTGGCCGGATTTTGACGCCAAAGAACTGCACGCGGCCCTGCGGGCTTACGCCGCCCGCTCGCGCCGCTTCGGCAAAACAGAGGAGCAACTCCATGCCCATTGA
- a CDS encoding phosphatidate cytidylyltransferase, whose protein sequence is MPIEPASRHPMDFRRIVTGLALAAVLLLVLWHRGWPLLAVILAASALGLWEFYSLFWGHGGRISSRVCAIALGWGMLGLTWLHRPQDALVCLGAGFVLAAMSFLFRWDVVEEENAFASSGIFMAGLAYVPLLLLPATYLSTTKLIFIIAAVAISDTAAYFVGTRFGHHKLWPRVSPNKSSEGAVGSLAACVLFCAIYGQVYGKTGWFSFALLGIAVNAFAQLGDLFESALKRSVNVKDSGQILPGHGGMLDRADSLLFAMPMFAVVDQWFFFF, encoded by the coding sequence ATGCCCATTGAACCCGCCTCTCGTCATCCCATGGATTTTCGGCGCATTGTCACGGGGCTCGCCCTGGCCGCAGTGCTGCTGCTGGTGCTCTGGCACAGGGGCTGGCCTCTGCTGGCAGTCATTCTGGCGGCCTCGGCCCTGGGCCTGTGGGAATTCTATTCCCTATTCTGGGGCCACGGCGGCCGCATTTCCAGCCGCGTCTGCGCCATAGCGCTGGGCTGGGGCATGCTGGGCCTGACCTGGCTGCACCGGCCGCAAGACGCCCTGGTCTGCCTGGGCGCGGGCTTTGTGCTGGCCGCCATGAGCTTTTTGTTCCGCTGGGACGTGGTGGAGGAGGAAAACGCCTTTGCCTCCAGCGGCATCTTTATGGCCGGGCTGGCCTATGTGCCCCTGTTGCTGCTGCCCGCCACCTATCTTTCCACCACCAAGCTCATCTTCATCATCGCAGCCGTGGCCATTTCAGACACCGCTGCCTACTTTGTGGGCACGCGCTTCGGCCATCACAAGCTCTGGCCCCGTGTGAGCCCCAACAAAAGCTCCGAGGGCGCGGTGGGCAGCCTGGCGGCCTGTGTGCTTTTTTGTGCCATATACGGCCAGGTTTACGGCAAAACCGGCTGGTTCTCCTTTGCCCTGCTGGGCATTGCGGTCAATGCCTTTGCTCAGTTGGGGGATTTGTTTGAATCGGCCCTCAAGCGCTCGGTCAACGTCAAAGATTCCGGCCAGATTCTGCCCGGCCACGGCGGCATGCTGGACAGGGCGGACAGTCTGCTTTTTGCCATGCCCATGTTTGCGGTGGTGGATCAGTGGTTCTTCTTCTTCTAA
- the dxr gene encoding 1-deoxy-D-xylulose-5-phosphate reductoisomerase has product MTTLWPGRGGPQVDYISGPPSAAWCDAWPRRLVLLGSTGSIGGSALAVVERHPDLLRVVGLSCARNVQKLATQAVRWRPGYLAVLDAAAADALRTLLPTDYTPHILIGREGYAALAALPEADAVLSAQVGAAGLSGTLAAALAGKVICLANKESLVLAGDLLRRVCAGSGAVILPVDSEHNAIFQCLAGRGQDVDRLILTASGGPFRGWTAERLAQVRPEQALKHPNWSMGAKITVDSATLMNKGLEVIEAFHLYGAPVERIDVLVHPQSVVHSLVQFRDGGQLAQLGTPDMRLPIAHCLLWPRCEAGDVPPPDLTRTPLTFERPDVAAFPCLDLARRALAGRGGRCVALNAANEAAVELFLHGNCGFTDIPRLIAAVLQAHEAEHPGHESFCAPEAVISAPGASTPAALTREAHTLAARLEELDRLSRERVRALARPGGCLC; this is encoded by the coding sequence ATGACGACACTCTGGCCGGGCCGCGGCGGCCCGCAGGTTGATTACATTTCCGGCCCGCCTTCGGCGGCGTGGTGCGATGCTTGGCCGCGGCGGCTGGTCTTGCTGGGCTCCACGGGCTCCATCGGGGGCAGCGCCCTGGCGGTGGTGGAACGGCATCCGGACTTGCTGCGGGTGGTGGGGCTTTCGTGCGCGCGCAATGTGCAGAAGCTGGCAACCCAGGCCGTGCGCTGGCGGCCGGGATACCTGGCGGTGCTGGACGCGGCGGCGGCGGACGCGCTGCGAACGCTGTTGCCGACGGACTACACTCCGCACATTCTGATCGGACGCGAAGGCTACGCCGCTTTGGCGGCCCTGCCCGAGGCAGACGCCGTGCTCTCGGCCCAGGTGGGGGCCGCAGGGCTGTCGGGCACGCTGGCCGCGGCCCTGGCGGGCAAGGTCATCTGCCTGGCCAACAAGGAATCGCTGGTTTTGGCCGGGGATCTGCTGCGGCGGGTCTGCGCGGGCAGCGGCGCGGTTATCCTGCCCGTGGATTCGGAGCACAACGCCATTTTTCAGTGCCTGGCTGGGCGCGGACAGGACGTGGACCGGCTCATTCTGACGGCTTCGGGCGGTCCTTTTCGCGGCTGGACGGCCGAACGGCTGGCCCAGGTCCGGCCGGAGCAGGCCCTCAAGCACCCCAACTGGAGCATGGGGGCCAAGATCACGGTGGATTCGGCCACGCTCATGAACAAGGGGCTGGAGGTCATCGAGGCCTTTCATCTTTACGGAGCGCCGGTGGAGCGCATCGACGTGCTGGTGCACCCGCAGTCGGTGGTGCATTCGCTGGTGCAGTTCAGGGACGGCGGCCAGCTGGCCCAGCTGGGCACGCCGGACATGCGCCTGCCCATTGCCCATTGCCTGCTCTGGCCGCGCTGTGAAGCCGGAGACGTGCCGCCGCCGGACCTGACGCGCACGCCGCTGACCTTTGAGCGGCCTGATGTGGCGGCCTTTCCCTGCCTGGACCTGGCGCGGCGGGCGTTGGCCGGGCGCGGCGGGCGCTGCGTGGCGCTCAACGCGGCCAACGAGGCAGCGGTGGAGCTGTTTCTGCACGGAAACTGCGGTTTTACAGATATTCCCCGGCTCATTGCCGCCGTGCTGCAGGCCCACGAGGCCGAACACCCCGGACACGAATCTTTCTGCGCGCCAGAGGCGGTCATATCCGCTCCCGGCGCGTCCACGCCTGCCGCCCTGACGCGGGAGGCCCATACCCTGGCGGCACGGCTGGAAGAGCTGGACCGCCTGAGCCGCGAGCGGGTCCGTGCCTTGGCCCGCCCCGGAGGATGCCTGTGCTGA